From a region of the Zingiber officinale cultivar Zhangliang chromosome 4B, Zo_v1.1, whole genome shotgun sequence genome:
- the LOC121976728 gene encoding uncharacterized protein LOC121976728 isoform X2 — translation MSGAPKVRSINVADSEARPVLVPGGNQARSVAAAQKPASKPLNKTENPEAAATAAENKKKKKDTSPTANLPPVRSSLSAPSALRRHDWLLQSSLSMNASCSSDASTDSFCSRASTGRIGRTNLMSKRRQSIPTVSKIVAKAEKNVPDDAVMSIPELVHGKRKCAWVTTNTESCYAQFHDEEWGIPVHDDKKLFELLVLSGALAEFTWPAILTKRQIFRDVFLEFDPVAVSKLNEKKIVAPGSSGSSLLSEPKLRAIIENARQILKIIDEFGSFDKYCWSFVNYKPIISRFRYPRQVPAKTPKADVISKDMVRRGLRSVGPTVVYSFMQAAGLTNDHLIRCFRFEECITAASPSPNEVHEATVPVNLKAKENLLDQGLMEQIDSELSRAVEEMNIS, via the exons ATGTCAGGAGCTCCAAAGGTCCGTTCCATCAATGTGGCTGATTCTGAGGCGAGACCTGTCCTAGTGCCTGGCGGAAACCAGGCAAGGTCTGTGGCAGCTGCTCAAAAGCCAGCTTCGAAGCCTTTGAATAAAACTGAGAACCCAGAGGCTGCTGCTACTGCTGCtgagaataagaagaagaagaaggatacAAGTCCAACTGCTAATCTGCCACCTGTTCGTTCTAGTCTAAGCGCTCCCTCAGCTCTTAGGAGGCACGATTGGCTTTTACAATCAAGTTTATCGATGAATGCTTCTTGCTCCTCAGATGCGTCGACAGATTCATTCTGCAGCCGAGCCTCCACCGGAAGGATTGGTAGGACAAACTTGATGAGCAAGCGGAGACAGAGCATTCCTACTGTAAGTAAGATTGTGGCTAAGGCCGAGAAGAATGTTCCAGATGATGCAGTCATGTCTATACCGGAACTTGTGCATGGAAAGAGAAAGTGTGCTTGGGTGACAACCAATACAG AATCATGTTATGCTCAATTCCATGATGAAGAATGGGGAATTCCTGTTCATGATGACAA GAAATTATTTGAGCTTCTTGTACTCTCTGGTGCTCTAGCTGAGTTTACATGGCCGGCTATCCTCACCAAAAGGCAGATATTTAG GGATGTTTTCTTGGAATTCGATCCTGTTGCAGTTTCCAAGTTGAATGAGAAGAAGATTGTTGCACCTGGAAGCAGTGGTAGCTCCCTTTTGTCGGAACCAAAGTTGCGAGCTATCATTGAGAATGCACGCCAAATACTCAAG ATAATCGATGAGTTTGGATCATTTGATAAATACTGCTGGAGCTTTGTTAACTACAAACCTATCATCAGCAGATTCCGCTACCCTCGTCAGGTGCCCGCTAAGACTCCAAAAGCAGATGTCATAAGCAAAGATATGGTTCGGCGAGGCCTTCGCAGCGTGGGCCCAACTGTCGTATACTCCTTCATGCAGGCTGCTGGACTGACAAATGATCACCTCATTCGCTGCTTCCGGTTTGAGGAGTGCATAACAGCTGCTTCCCCTAGTCCAAACGAAGTCCACGAAGCTACGGTACCGGTTAACCTCAAAGCCAAAGAGAACTTACTAGATCAGGGACTGATGGAACAAATTGATTCGGAATTGTCAAGAGCCGTGGAGGagatgaatatttcctag
- the LOC121976728 gene encoding uncharacterized protein LOC121976728 isoform X1: MPPGAPKVRSINVADSEARPVLVPGGNQARSVAAAQKPASKPLNKTENPEAAATAAENKKKKKDTSPTANLPPVRSSLSAPSALRRHDWLLQSSLSMNASCSSDASTDSFCSRASTGRIGRTNLMSKRRQSIPTVSKIVAKAEKNVPDDAVMSIPELVHGKRKCAWVTTNTESCYAQFHDEEWGIPVHDDKKLFELLVLSGALAEFTWPAILTKRQIFRDVFLEFDPVAVSKLNEKKIVAPGSSGSSLLSEPKLRAIIENARQILKIIDEFGSFDKYCWSFVNYKPIISRFRYPRQVPAKTPKADVISKDMVRRGLRSVGPTVVYSFMQAAGLTNDHLIRCFRFEECITAASPSPNEVHEATVPVNLKAKENLLDQGLMEQIDSELSRAVEEMNIS, from the exons ATGCCGCCTG GAGCTCCAAAGGTCCGTTCCATCAATGTGGCTGATTCTGAGGCGAGACCTGTCCTAGTGCCTGGCGGAAACCAGGCAAGGTCTGTGGCAGCTGCTCAAAAGCCAGCTTCGAAGCCTTTGAATAAAACTGAGAACCCAGAGGCTGCTGCTACTGCTGCtgagaataagaagaagaagaaggatacAAGTCCAACTGCTAATCTGCCACCTGTTCGTTCTAGTCTAAGCGCTCCCTCAGCTCTTAGGAGGCACGATTGGCTTTTACAATCAAGTTTATCGATGAATGCTTCTTGCTCCTCAGATGCGTCGACAGATTCATTCTGCAGCCGAGCCTCCACCGGAAGGATTGGTAGGACAAACTTGATGAGCAAGCGGAGACAGAGCATTCCTACTGTAAGTAAGATTGTGGCTAAGGCCGAGAAGAATGTTCCAGATGATGCAGTCATGTCTATACCGGAACTTGTGCATGGAAAGAGAAAGTGTGCTTGGGTGACAACCAATACAG AATCATGTTATGCTCAATTCCATGATGAAGAATGGGGAATTCCTGTTCATGATGACAA GAAATTATTTGAGCTTCTTGTACTCTCTGGTGCTCTAGCTGAGTTTACATGGCCGGCTATCCTCACCAAAAGGCAGATATTTAG GGATGTTTTCTTGGAATTCGATCCTGTTGCAGTTTCCAAGTTGAATGAGAAGAAGATTGTTGCACCTGGAAGCAGTGGTAGCTCCCTTTTGTCGGAACCAAAGTTGCGAGCTATCATTGAGAATGCACGCCAAATACTCAAG ATAATCGATGAGTTTGGATCATTTGATAAATACTGCTGGAGCTTTGTTAACTACAAACCTATCATCAGCAGATTCCGCTACCCTCGTCAGGTGCCCGCTAAGACTCCAAAAGCAGATGTCATAAGCAAAGATATGGTTCGGCGAGGCCTTCGCAGCGTGGGCCCAACTGTCGTATACTCCTTCATGCAGGCTGCTGGACTGACAAATGATCACCTCATTCGCTGCTTCCGGTTTGAGGAGTGCATAACAGCTGCTTCCCCTAGTCCAAACGAAGTCCACGAAGCTACGGTACCGGTTAACCTCAAAGCCAAAGAGAACTTACTAGATCAGGGACTGATGGAACAAATTGATTCGGAATTGTCAAGAGCCGTGGAGGagatgaatatttcctag